The Schistocerca gregaria isolate iqSchGreg1 chromosome X, iqSchGreg1.2, whole genome shotgun sequence nucleotide sequence TTtgattttttctctttttcatattcCCGTTCCTCTTCCTTCTTAACTGCCTTTATGTGACTCAGATTCTCCATTTCCTCATCCTCTTCCCTTACTTGTATTGACTGCTCAATACCTGCATGTGCTAACTGATCGGAAGTATCTGCATAATCACTCTGTCCTCTATTTTTATCCTCACCCAGTTTTTCTTTTAAAAAGCTtgtattgaaattttttttgatattttgatctaaaaaaatagattttttactctctctcatgCTTCAAATCCCTACCCTGCATTTTTAGGTCGTGAACCCTTCACAGTGTAGTCACCATGTCATGTCACAGCCTTCATTTGCAACACTTTTACTGGCCTTGTTGAGTAATCTACCTTGTAAAGGTAAATCTGGCCCCACTGTTGCTACTTACGATATTCTCATTCATTTACTTCTGATTCATCATTACTAAAACTAAAAGGAAGTAGGACATTAGTTTCCTCATATTTTAAGCACACTACCACTGGCAGTCTTGCTCTAACAAGGATTATACTCCAACAACCATAGAAATGTTAAAAGTTCCATCCATACGTTCACTCACTTCCAATGCCAACACATTGTAGCTGGGCCATTTTTTGTGGGAAATCTTATCAGTTCATGATTATTAACACCACTGTTTTCTTACCTTTTACTCTCTGTGGTCATTTGTGAGTTGTAATAAGATTAGATGCAGTGTTGTTTCATGTGAGTAAGATGATAGTCTCTGGTAGCAAATCATTTACCCAAAACACAGTAACAATTTGTTTTCCTGTAGCACTCAAAAGGCCATAATTTTGCCAGGCGTGTAGTCAATAAGTTTATATCATTCTATCCATCCATAATGATATTACAGAGATGTTCCTTGCCTGTTATGCGAACTTCCCGGACACTTCTGTCCACTTTGTACCAAACTATTTTAATGGAATTACAATCAGGGCTTTGGAATGGCCACACCACATCTTTCAGTGCCTTCTGCTTTCTACTACTAAGATGGTAGTGTTTCTGGTCCATACGCCCTTCTGTTTTCACAGTGTTGCCAACTCCATCTCCTGTAAAACACCTCCAAACCATAATAGAACCCCCACCGTGTTTAAGTGTTACTGGGCCATCCTTTCTCCTTCAGATTGATGAACAAATATCCTTGTGGTACCAAAAATCTTGAATTTAGTTTCATCTATGAATAACACTTTCTTCCACTCTTCGTGTGTCCACTTACTATATTTCCTAAACTATTCGAGTCTCTTCTTTTTATTTACATGTTTCAGAAGGGGTTTTTCTTGCTGCTATATGCCATTTCAAGCCAAGCCAGCATCAGTCAGTCTCCTTTTCACTGTTGCAATAGATATGTTTTTCTTGTTCATTTCTGCCAATTCTGCATAAGTGTGTGCTGCTGTTTTGAACCTGTTTCTCTTACTAGTAATTCTGGTGAATTTATCATCATTTTAgttgtttcatgaggttgtcttggtTATGGTAGGTCGTTACTGCTACATGTTTTCTTCTGGTAGTGAAGGGTGTATTGCACTCCCCCTATAGCCATGCCCCATTGTTTCATAGATTGGAGCATAGATAAACCTGCTTTTCGGAGTGTCATTTGTTGATGAATCTCGCTGCTCCTGGAATGATAATAAGGACGTGCACACTGTCAGCTGTCACTAAGGAACTGAAGTGCAGTAATCATATAGTACATATTGTATCACTGCTTGAAGTACACTGCAGACATCACAACACTACAGGGAAAAACAGGGCAGTATGGACTATACCTTCGTTTGTCACACAGGTAAACAACCATATCAGTTCAGATAACTATTTTATATGTACATGACACACTCCTGAATAATATTACATGATCACCAATGTTGTACTATTCCTTTGCTTACTCAGCCATAGTCATAGTATTATATGGTACCTACGGGGATTTAGATGTCGGTTGGTAGGTTTATTGAAATTAATGAGTGGTAGTGTATATTTTGTTCCTTCATATATTTTGCCTTCCAGAGATGTCCTTCCACATGGTTTATTTATTATAACTTACTTTGCACACTGTGTTGTTTTGCAGTGGAAACAGGAGTGAGGAACAGACGGCATTCCTGAAAAGAGAATTCAGATACTAATTAATTCTACATCTGATATCAAATGGCAAAAGTAAtatgtaactttgttgttgtagttgCAGCATCAGTCATTAACAGTAGCTTTGAATGTTGAAACATACACAAATACCATTACTATTCATAGATCATGagccctggccactatgaaagtctgtgtatgttattcaactggcaaacacacaaaatgtggAATAAGGACGTGCAGAAAACTGCCAATTATCACTAAAAAATCATGTGCATGATGCACAAATGGAGATGATTGGACTACTGCTAGTAAATCTCTCCACACCACTGACAAAGTTGTAGGCCTCCTCTAGACAACACcttacacacacacgtacacgtgGCAGTAAGGAGCTGCATGGTATTTCAGAGTATGATATGATCCCACTTGTTTCCCAAGCACACATCAAAATTATGGCACCATCCATAATTCGCTCATTCTCTATGCTTTGGACAGACTAAATGTCATGATTGTAAGGTCAGAAATCACAAAAGATATTGACAGGCCTGTAACGGTGTCTGGAACTCATGGCATTTTTTAATGCTTGCTGCACAGTATGATGTCCATGACTTATTGTTGTCTCTTGTGTGGGCAGTGGAACATTCAAAATGTGGATGGTGCACTCAGATCCCATTGGTTTGAATTTGAGGCTGCTGTTTGCATCCGTGTGCCTCATCCTCGAGCAGTTTCACAGGTTGAAGAAAGAACATTATAAAAGTCCACAGTAAAGTCATTTTTTAAATCCATTAGATACTGGCAATGATTTTGTAACACATCTTAGCTAGGTATCCTGTGTATCAGCTGAACTGCCATTgatacccctctctctctctctctctctctctctctctctctctctctctctctctctgtgtgtgtgtgtgtgtgtgtgtgtgtgtgtgtgtgtgtgtgtgtgtaaactggtGTTTTGTCAGGTGTAAACTTACTAAATTGCtatattattatttcttctgttttacagTGTTGGAGATAAATTGCACAGCCCTGCAGCTGAACGCAACAAAGAACCAATTCTCGAGGTGTTAATGCAGTACATTTTTAACAACAAGGCAAAGGAAGAAGCTCTTACAGTACTGGAAATAGCCTCGGGAACAGGCCAACACATTGTGTATTTTGCCCAATATTTTCCAGATGTGCAGTTTCAACCATCTGAATTTGAAGAAAGCTACATAAGAAGTATTGGAGCATACATTTCTGAGAGTGGTGTCCGCAATGTGCGTGACCCAATTGTAATCGATATACGTACTCCATATAGATTCTGGGCCTTTGGAGCAATCACAGAAAATTCTATGTCTTTTGTTATCAACATCAATATGATCCACACAACTGAAAGTGAATGCACTGAACACCTATTCAAGAATGTACAGAAAGTTCTGAAACCTGGCGGTCTATTATTCCTGTATGGGCCTTTTGCATTTAATGGAGTTATAACTCCAGAGTCTAATGTTAGCTTTAACCAGAGATTAAGACAAGAGAATCCTGCGTGGGGCCTAAGAGACGTAGAAGATCTCAATGTATTGGGATTTAAATATGGTTTGGCACTAATAGCAGCACACGATATGCCAGCTAATAATCACATGCTTGTGTGGAAGAAAAAGTAATTTCATTGGAGAATGCTTTTCATTAACAAAATTTGTTCCATATTTATTTCAGTATTAATAAATcatatgttaaaggtcagtttggttgtTAACAATGCCAGTGTTGTTCCTGTGTAACAGTATTAGCTGACGCTTAGTAGAATGTTGTGTTCTTAAAATAAGATTGTCTAGTTGCATGTATGGTTAATGGTTTGTGTTCTGTAAAGTCTGTGATGTTTGATTGTTTAAAATTCTCAAGTAATAGAAACATTTGTGCTTTATACAGGTACTATATAATTTATGCAGATACTATAACTGCAGGTTTTCATTTGGTTTTGTGAAGCCATCTGAAAATGTCTGAGCAAAGTAGAAAAAGCAAAACTTTCAACTTTGTCATTCAGTAGCAGATTTTGACCTGAAACTTATAATCCATAAGAGAAACTGTCATGATACTTCTGATACATTGTCCAGACACAATGCACCCAAATCCCACTGATAACAAAGAATCAAATAATGAACTGCATAAACTCTGTGTACTCCACAGGAaaagtttttcagatatttgcATTCTTTGAGTCTAACTATGAaatttctgaattttcaaatgaaactgtatCCTTTGATCTCAAATAAATGTCTTTATTGTGATTGTAAGATTTTATTACTTTCAGCCTACATTTACCTCACTTTTTGACTCCGCATGCACattaatatttcacaaaatatCAGATATCATATGGCAAGCTGGTACTAAGAAACTGAAGAGACTCAGCAAGGTGGCTAAAAGATGCAGAAGGGTTATTTAGAGGAAAGAAACAGGCTAACTATTGTCAATAGAGAAGATGAACTGGATGAAAAGGAGATGACTGATGCAATACTATGGGAAGAATCTGATGAAGGATTGAAAGAAGTTGAAAGGCACGTGGAgttg carries:
- the LOC126297718 gene encoding methyltransferase-like 26 — translated: MDRMPCVGDKLHSPAAERNKEPILEVLMQYIFNNKAKEEALTVLEIASGTGQHIVYFAQYFPDVQFQPSEFEESYIRSIGAYISESGVRNVRDPIVIDIRTPYRFWAFGAITENSMSFVININMIHTTESECTEHLFKNVQKVLKPGGLLFLYGPFAFNGVITPESNVSFNQRLRQENPAWGLRDVEDLNVLGFKYGLALIAAHDMPANNHMLVWKKK